Part of the Cryptosporangium phraense genome is shown below.
CGCTGGATCGGCCGGAATTCGGCTCGAACCCGCAGCGGGTCCGGGCTCGCGAGGCGGTGATCGCCGCGGTCGACCAGGTTTTCGCTGGGTGGAACCTGGCTGATCTGCTTCCGAAGCTCGCGGAGATCGGGATCCCGGCCGGTGAGGTGCGGACGCTCGACCGCGTCTACGAGTGGGATCAGACCAGGTCGCAGGGGTTGATGGTGGACGTCGAGCACTCGGTGCTGGGGTCGATCACGCTGCCTGGGCCGCCGCTGCGGTTCGATGCGAATCCCTTCGCCGGTGGGCGCCCGGTCAACGATGCACCGCCCACCCTGGGTGAGCACACCGACACAGTCCTGGCATGGCTGGAGGAACCACAGCAAGTCGCCGATCCGGAGTAAGCGCGTCAATTGACGGGCATGCTCGTTTCCATGAGACGGGGCGTGCTCGGATTGCTGGTGCTGTTACTCGCAGCGGCCTGCGCTCCCGCGGACGGCACGTTCCAGCACCTGCAGGCGGTCTCGGTATCGCTGGAGGACCGCACCTCGGCGACGCTCGACGTCCGCCTGTCGGCGGAGAACGTCCGGGTGAAGGTCGCGGACCTCGACGACCTGCTGCTCAGGGCCGTCGTCAAGCGCGGCGACGGCTCACCGTCGGCCACCGTCGTCGGGGACGACGTCACGGTGGCCGGCAGCGGCACGAACTTCGAGCTGACGCTCAGCAGCCGGGTCCGGTGGACGCTGACGTTGTCGGGCGGGGCGTCGGCGGTGGACGCCGATCTGCGCGGATCCCGGCTCACCAGCCTGAACGTGCCGGCCGGGGTGTCCCGGGCTTCGCTGTGGCTGCCCGCGCCGGCCGGGGACACGTCGGCCACGCTCTCGGGCGTCGGCACCGCGAACGTGTACGTGCCGAACGGCGTCCCGACCCGGCTGACGTGCCGCAGCGGCGGCGGGACGGTCACCGTCGACGGCGTCGAGAGCAGTGGGGTGCAGGCGGGTCGCCTCTGGACACCGGCCGGCTGGGACGGGGCCCGGAACCGCTACGACCTGTCGGTGGGCGGCTTCGGAAAGCTGACGCTCGGCCGGTCATAGGGCGCGCCATTCGTCGCGGAGCGGAAGCCGCCCTAGAGTCTGCGCCATGTCGAACGCCTTCTCCAACGAGGATGTCGCCGCGGCCGCCGAGGTGCTGGCCGAATCCATCCGGCGACATGCCGCGGTCATGGTCGACTCGGACGCTCCGGTCCGGGACGCGCTGGGCGCGATCGAGGCGCTCCGCACCTCGGCCCGCCGATACGAAGAGGTCATCTTCGGGACGTCCGGCTGGGGTCCCGTCTTCGCCGACCTGGACGAGGACGACTTCGATGAGGACGACGAGCACGACCACGACCACGAACACGACCACGTCGTCGAGCACGGCACCACGCCCCCGATGGCGGTGACCGTCCGGGCCCGCTACGACTACCTGATCCCCGACCCCGACGCCCTGATCCGGGCCGGCCAGCTGGCCCGGATGCGCTCCTGGGACGGCGACCCGCACGGCGCCGAACCGGTGGCCGGCGTCGGCGAGGCGATCTACGAGCTCTTCCACCTCTCCGGGGCCACGTTCCCGGCTCTCGAAGTGGGCGAGCTTGAGCCCGGCAGCGGCTTCATGACCGTCCACCACACCGCGGCCCCCCTCGAGCCCGACGACGTCGTCGGGCCGGGCGTCGATCTGGAAGAGCTGTTGATCAGCGACGAGGAGGACGAACTCCTCTACGACCTGGCCGAGCCGCGGTACGCGACCCGCGAGGAGGCGGAAGAGGCCGGACGTCGTCTGGAGAGCGACGAGGGGATGTGACATCGGCCCGTCTGAACCGATTCCGGTAAGCATCACGGGTGCATGATCGAGGTTCTCTCCGACGCCGAGGAGGACCTGTGGGCCGACGCCGTCTTTCCGCTCGAGAACTGATCGACAGCGCGCTCGACCAGGACAGCTGGGAGTCGTGGGACGCGGCCGTCACCGACCCGGCCGGAGCCGACGACGAGTACCGGGCGGCGCTGGCCGCCGCCCGCGAGAAGACCGGCGTCGACGAGGCCGTCCTCACCGGCGCGGGCCGGATCCGGGGACGGCGGGTCGCCGCGGTCGTCGGGGAGTTCCGGTTCCTGGCCGGGTCGATCGGCGTCGCGACCGCCCGCCGGGTGGTCGCCGCGGTCGAACGGGCGACGCGCGAGGGGCTGCCGCTGATCGCCGCCCCCACGTCCGGCGGCACCCGGATGCAGGAGGGCACGGTCGCGTTCCTGCAGATGGCGAACATGACCAGGGCGGTGACCGCGCACAAGGCGGCCGGCCTGCCGTACCTGGTCTACCTGCGGCACCCCACCACCGGGGGAGTGTTCGCGTCCTGGGGCTCGCTCGGCCACGTGACGGTCGCCGAGCCCGAGGCGCTGGTCGGGTTCCTCGGTCCCCGGGTCTACGAGCTGCTCAACGGGCGCGAGTTCCCGGCCGGCGTCCAGACCGGCGAGAACCTCTTCCGGCACGGGCTGGTGGACGCGGTGCTGCCGCCCGAACAGGTCACCGACCTGGCCGCGCGGACGCTGGAGATCCTCTGCACGCCCCGGACCGGCCTGCCCCGCCCCTCCGACGTTCCGCGCGAGGAGCTGGCCGACGTGCCGGCCTGGGAATCCGTCACCCGCTCGCGACGCGTCGACCGGCCGGGCGTCCGTCGTCTGTTGAAGCACGCGGCTCAGCCGGTGATCCCGCTGCACGGGACCCAGCAGGGCGAGATCGGATCGGGGATGCGGCTGGCGCTGGCGCGCTTCGGCGCGGCGCCAGCCGTCGTCCTGGGGCAGGACCGTCGGGGACAGACGGCGGAGAGCCCGCTCGACCCGGGCGCGCTGCGGACCGCCCGACGGGGGATGAGGCTGGCCCAGGAGCTGCGGTTGCCGCTGGTGACGATCATCGACACACCGGGCGCGGCGCTGTCCAGGGAGGCCGAGGAGGGTGGGCTGGCCGGCGAGATCGCCCGCTGCCTGGCCGACCTGATCGAACTGCCGACACCGACGCTGTGTGTGCTGCTCGGCGAGGGCACCGGGGGAGGGGCGCTGGCGCTGCTGCCGGCCGACCGGGTGATCGCGGCCGAGCACGCCTGGCTGTCGCCGCTGCCGCCCGAGGGCGCCTCGGCGATCGTCCACCGGACCACCGACCTGGCGCCCGAGATGGCCGCCGCCCAGGGCGTGCGCTCCCGCGACCTGCTGGCCAACGGGATCGTCGACCGGATCGTCGCCGAGCACCCGGACGCGGCCGACGAGCCCGAGGCGTTCCTGGCCCGGCTCGGGCGGGTGATCGAGCACGAGCTGGTCGGTCTGCTGGAGCTCGAGCCGGAGAAACGGGTGGCCGCCCGCACGGACAGGTACCGCCGTATCGGAGGCTGACAGCGAATCGGTGGCCTTTGGGCGAGTGTTGACAATGTCCGGGCGCCCCGGACTTCCTACGCTCGCCCCATGCGGGTCGTGATCGCTCTGGGCGGCAACGCGATGACCTCCTCGGACGGGCGGGCCCGGCCGGAGGACCAGATCGCGGCGATTCGCCGCGCCGCCGGCCCGATCGCCGAGGTGATCGCGAGTGGGGCGCAGGTCGTGCTCACCCACGGCAACGGTCCCCAGGTCGGGAACCTGCTGGTCAAGAACGAGATGGCGGCCCACGTGGTGCCGCCGGTGCCGCTGGACTGGTGCGGGGCCCAGACCCAGGGCACGGTCGGTTTCGTCCTGCTCAACGAGCTGGAGGCGGCCGGACCGGTCGCCGCCGTCGTCACCCGGGCGCTCGTCGACGCGCACGACCCGGGCTTCATGAACCCCACCAAGCCGATCGGCCGCTATCTCAGCAGCACCGAGGCCGCGGTGATGATCCAGCACGGCCAGCGCTGGGAAGACCGGGGCGAGCGCGGCTGGCGCCGGGTCGTCGCCTCGCCGGAGCCCCGGGCGATCCTCGACGCCCCGTCGATCGCGACTCTGCTCGACGCCGGTTACACGGTGGTGTGCAACGGCGGCGGGGGCATCCCGGTCGTGCGCGACCCCGACGGGCGGCTGCGAGGCGTCGAGGCGGTCATCGACAAGGACCTCGGTGCGGCTCTGCTGGCGAATACGCTGAAGGCCGACACGCTGGTGATCGCCACCGACGTCGACGCGGCCGTGGTCGGCTGGGGCACGCCTTCGGCGCGCCCGCTGGGTGAGATCGGGGTCGTCGAGCTGCGCCGGCTGGCCGCCGAGGGCCATTTCGCCTCCGGCTCCATGGGTCCGAAGGTCGAGGCGGCCTGCCGGTTCGCCGAGAACGGTGGCCGCTCGGTGATCACCTCGCTCGATTCCATTGCGGACGCCGTGCAGCGCGCCGTCGG
Proteins encoded:
- a CDS encoding carboxyl transferase domain-containing protein — its product is MGRRRLSARELIDSALDQDSWESWDAAVTDPAGADDEYRAALAAAREKTGVDEAVLTGAGRIRGRRVAAVVGEFRFLAGSIGVATARRVVAAVERATREGLPLIAAPTSGGTRMQEGTVAFLQMANMTRAVTAHKAAGLPYLVYLRHPTTGGVFASWGSLGHVTVAEPEALVGFLGPRVYELLNGREFPAGVQTGENLFRHGLVDAVLPPEQVTDLAARTLEILCTPRTGLPRPSDVPREELADVPAWESVTRSRRVDRPGVRRLLKHAAQPVIPLHGTQQGEIGSGMRLALARFGAAPAVVLGQDRRGQTAESPLDPGALRTARRGMRLAQELRLPLVTIIDTPGAALSREAEEGGLAGEIARCLADLIELPTPTLCVLLGEGTGGGALALLPADRVIAAEHAWLSPLPPEGASAIVHRTTDLAPEMAAAQGVRSRDLLANGIVDRIVAEHPDAADEPEAFLARLGRVIEHELVGLLELEPEKRVAARTDRYRRIGG
- a CDS encoding carbamate kinase, which translates into the protein MRVVIALGGNAMTSSDGRARPEDQIAAIRRAAGPIAEVIASGAQVVLTHGNGPQVGNLLVKNEMAAHVVPPVPLDWCGAQTQGTVGFVLLNELEAAGPVAAVVTRALVDAHDPGFMNPTKPIGRYLSSTEAAVMIQHGQRWEDRGERGWRRVVASPEPRAILDAPSIATLLDAGYTVVCNGGGGIPVVRDPDGRLRGVEAVIDKDLGAALLANTLKADTLVIATDVDAAVVGWGTPSARPLGEIGVVELRRLAAEGHFASGSMGPKVEAACRFAENGGRSVITSLDSIADAVQRAVGTVVTN